Proteins encoded by one window of Bacillus sp. DTU_2020_1000418_1_SI_GHA_SEK_038:
- the wecB gene encoding non-hydrolyzing UDP-N-acetylglucosamine 2-epimerase, whose translation MKILTVVGTRPQLVKVAPVSRMLRQLVTEVLINTGQHYDYNMAGVFFDELNIPKPDYDLGCGSASHGKQTAAMLQKIEEVMMDERPDAVLVYGDTNSTLAGALAASKLHIPTIHIEAGLRSFDKKMPEEINRVLTDHISSLLFAPTEAAVENLKREGITNNVINAGDVMYDAVLYNTAIAEEKYTLKPFRVTEKNYILATIHRPYNTDSPDKLTAIVHAFEKMQETVIFPVHPRTKQRLEEFGLYDRLYQSSHIQLISPISYLEMLLLEKKAKAIITDSGGVQKEAYFAKVPCITLRSETEWVETVEAGCNHLVNVLNEDLSAVIQEIIPNGDYSKKLFGDGKASEKIVKEILKYFQ comes from the coding sequence TTGAAAATTTTAACGGTAGTTGGCACTCGGCCACAGCTTGTCAAAGTGGCGCCTGTTTCTCGTATGCTTCGTCAGCTTGTGACGGAAGTATTAATCAACACTGGCCAGCACTATGATTACAATATGGCAGGAGTATTCTTCGATGAATTGAACATCCCTAAGCCTGATTATGATTTAGGTTGTGGTTCAGCCTCACATGGCAAGCAAACCGCCGCCATGTTACAGAAAATTGAAGAAGTGATGATGGATGAACGTCCAGACGCCGTCCTTGTTTATGGCGATACGAATTCCACTCTTGCCGGGGCACTTGCGGCAAGTAAACTTCATATCCCGACTATTCATATTGAAGCGGGATTAAGAAGCTTTGATAAAAAAATGCCGGAAGAAATTAATCGGGTACTAACCGATCATATTTCCAGTTTGTTATTTGCACCAACTGAGGCAGCGGTAGAAAATTTGAAACGTGAAGGCATTACCAACAACGTCATAAACGCAGGCGATGTTATGTATGATGCTGTCCTATATAACACCGCGATAGCTGAAGAAAAATATACTTTAAAGCCATTTAGGGTCACCGAAAAAAACTATATACTAGCCACAATTCATAGGCCATATAATACGGATTCTCCAGATAAACTAACAGCTATAGTTCACGCATTTGAAAAAATGCAGGAAACGGTGATTTTTCCCGTTCATCCGCGTACAAAGCAACGGCTGGAAGAATTCGGCTTGTACGACCGGCTGTATCAATCCAGTCATATTCAGTTGATTTCCCCTATTTCATATTTAGAAATGTTATTGCTAGAAAAGAAGGCTAAAGCCATTATTACGGATTCAGGCGGTGTTCAAAAAGAAGCATACTTTGCCAAAGTTCCTTGCATCACACTGCGCTCTGAAACCGAATGGGTAGAAACCGTTGAAGCCGGATGCAACCACCTTGTCAATGTATTAAACGAAGATTTATCAGCTGTTATTCAAGAGATTATTCCTAATGGGGACTATTCTAAAAAGCTGTTTGGTGACGGAAAGGCATCTGAGAAAATAGTAAAAGAAATCTTGAAATATTTTCAATAA
- a CDS encoding DegT/DnrJ/EryC1/StrS family aminotransferase — translation MKIRMLDLSEQYQLIKEEVIKKLDEVMTSSFFILGDNVRKLEADLAAYSHVAHGIGVGNGSDAIHIALQAANVGEGDEVITTAFTFFATSGAVMRAGATPVYVDIDPITFNIDATKIEAAITERTKAIIPVHLYGQMADMETIKAIADKYQLVIIEDAAQAIGAMYKGKKAGELGKAATYSFFPTKNLGAYGDAGMIVTNHLDLAEKARIIRVHGSKPKYVHHVLGYNSRLDELQAAILNVKFPYLDKWTEARRERAFYYTQNIHEKLDHIVQTPVQVNGYYHVFHQYTLRVPNRDELKVYLEKRGIETMIYYPIPLHLQPVFIGLGYKEGDLPETEKAAKEVISLPMYPELKFEEQDYIIERMIEFYKR, via the coding sequence ATGAAAATTCGAATGTTGGATTTATCAGAACAATATCAATTGATAAAGGAAGAAGTCATAAAAAAGCTTGATGAAGTGATGACCTCTTCTTTTTTTATTTTAGGGGATAATGTAAGGAAGCTTGAAGCAGATTTAGCTGCATATAGTCATGTGGCACATGGGATTGGAGTTGGAAATGGCAGTGATGCCATCCATATTGCTCTTCAAGCTGCAAATGTTGGTGAAGGAGATGAAGTAATTACGACTGCCTTTACTTTTTTTGCAACGAGCGGGGCTGTCATGCGTGCTGGAGCTACACCTGTTTATGTGGATATCGATCCCATCACATTTAATATTGACGCAACGAAAATAGAAGCGGCGATTACTGAAAGAACAAAGGCTATTATTCCGGTCCATTTATATGGACAGATGGCTGATATGGAGACCATTAAAGCAATCGCTGACAAATACCAATTAGTCATAATTGAGGATGCAGCTCAAGCAATAGGCGCTATGTATAAAGGAAAAAAAGCAGGGGAATTAGGAAAGGCAGCCACATACAGTTTTTTTCCCACAAAAAATCTTGGCGCCTATGGGGATGCGGGTATGATTGTGACAAATCATTTAGACTTGGCTGAAAAAGCTAGAATAATTAGGGTTCATGGAAGCAAGCCGAAATATGTCCATCATGTGTTAGGGTATAACAGCCGGCTTGATGAGTTACAGGCAGCAATATTAAATGTGAAATTTCCTTATCTCGATAAGTGGACAGAAGCACGCCGAGAAAGGGCGTTTTACTATACACAAAATATACATGAAAAGCTTGATCATATTGTCCAGACGCCTGTTCAAGTAAATGGCTATTATCATGTTTTTCACCAATATACTTTACGTGTGCCGAACAGAGATGAATTAAAGGTATACTTAGAGAAACGTGGTATTGAAACAATGATCTATTATCCAATTCCTTTGCATTTACAGCCTGTATTTATAGGATTGGGGTATAAGGAAGGGGATCTTCCTGAAACAGAAAAAGCGGCGAAAGAAGTGATTTCATTACCGATGTATCCTGAACTAAAATTTGAGGAGCAGGATTATATCATAGAGAGGATGATCGAGTTTTACAAAAGGTAA
- a CDS encoding glycosyltransferase family 4 protein, translating to MKICHLTSVHTHTDIRVFYKECRSLAQAGYEVHYVVPGTEDALIDGIHLHGVTEEKGSRFRRMTKTVDRVYKKAIQIDAQIYHFHDPELIPIGLKLKKLGKKVIYDIHEDMPRAIMSKYWIPVIIRKPVAAVFEAYENYSAKKFDFLITATPYITKRFNNINPNTINVNNFPLLNEFAGSRADVELTKTNSVCYIGVISHIRGVKQVLEAANYIKGTIEFAGRVGSEDILEILHSQKNVQYHGTLNRGEVKSVLSRSVAGIVTFLPEPNHIHSQPNKMFEYMSAGIPVICSNFPKWKEIIEKHKCGICVDPNDSQAIADAINYFLTNPETAALLGKNGQKAIKAEYNWEAESRHLISIYEKLSAD from the coding sequence ATGAAAATCTGTCATTTAACGTCAGTACACACCCATACTGATATTAGAGTTTTTTATAAAGAATGCCGTTCATTGGCCCAGGCAGGTTATGAAGTGCATTACGTTGTACCGGGGACAGAGGATGCATTAATTGATGGTATTCATTTGCATGGGGTAACGGAAGAAAAGGGCAGCCGTTTTAGGCGAATGACAAAAACAGTTGACCGTGTTTATAAAAAAGCCATTCAGATTGATGCACAAATCTATCACTTTCATGATCCAGAGCTGATTCCAATTGGGTTGAAGTTAAAGAAACTTGGGAAAAAAGTCATTTATGATATTCATGAAGATATGCCTCGAGCCATTATGTCTAAATATTGGATTCCTGTTATTATTCGTAAACCAGTAGCTGCTGTATTTGAAGCTTATGAAAACTATAGCGCTAAAAAGTTTGACTTTCTCATTACAGCGACACCATATATCACCAAACGGTTCAACAACATAAATCCTAATACCATTAATGTGAACAACTTTCCCTTATTAAATGAATTTGCGGGTTCCCGGGCTGATGTAGAACTCACCAAAACAAATTCAGTCTGTTACATTGGTGTCATTAGTCATATCAGGGGAGTAAAACAAGTATTAGAAGCAGCCAATTATATTAAAGGCACAATAGAGTTTGCGGGCCGTGTTGGTTCAGAAGATATATTGGAAATATTACATTCCCAAAAAAATGTTCAATATCATGGAACCTTAAATAGAGGGGAAGTGAAAAGCGTTCTTTCTAGGTCAGTTGCAGGCATCGTTACATTTTTGCCAGAACCTAATCATATTCATTCTCAGCCTAACAAAATGTTTGAATACATGTCAGCTGGAATACCAGTTATTTGCTCTAATTTTCCTAAATGGAAGGAAATAATAGAGAAACATAAATGTGGTATTTGTGTCGATCCTAATGATTCGCAAGCAATTGCCGATGCTATTAATTATTTTCTTACAAATCCGGAAACTGCAGCCTTGCTGGGGAAAAATGGACAAAAAGCAATTAAGGCTGAATATAATTGGGAAGCTGAAAGCCGCCATTTAATCTCTATCTATGAAAAGCTTTCCGCTGATTAA
- a CDS encoding polysaccharide deacetylase family protein, with protein MITIYYPRSFMSERAYIIEVLFGEFLGLVYKTADYEGNDYKIVLENHSILVIRDSFFNRQKEESYLNPENIPTQISYGVNQFIVEDNIPILYGNDEIEINQKGITCGIDLFASAFFMLTRWEEYVIKERDVHNRFPASASLAFQNNFLDRPIVNEYVEMLWNMLVHIGIEQKRKERKFEIILTHDVDHLSYWKGAIRSLQVLGADLLKRRNFPMFLRNIAGLTRVRLGKQHDPYDTFDYIMNLSEEANIKSRFYYMSGGVTKFDNDYRINEPAALNSIKKVKERGHIIGFHPSYNAYNDRVQWQKEKELLEEVLGSSVKEGRQHYLRFEAPITWNIWNDNGMEMDCTVGYADREGFRCGTCYDYTVYDFLKKKALGLKEFPLIVMEGSLYGYQHFSPQKMEEKIMSLVDMTKKYKGNFVYLWHNSSFNTEYWKNIDVVYENTLKNFKSLNL; from the coding sequence ATGATAACCATATATTATCCTAGAAGCTTTATGTCGGAGAGAGCTTATATCATTGAAGTTCTGTTTGGTGAATTTCTCGGATTAGTTTATAAAACAGCAGATTATGAAGGAAATGATTACAAAATTGTGTTAGAAAATCACTCAATCCTAGTTATTCGAGATTCGTTTTTTAACCGCCAGAAGGAAGAAAGTTATTTAAATCCAGAAAACATTCCTACTCAAATAAGCTATGGAGTCAATCAATTTATCGTTGAAGACAACATCCCAATTCTTTATGGAAATGATGAGATAGAAATAAATCAAAAAGGTATTACCTGTGGAATCGATCTATTCGCTTCCGCTTTTTTTATGCTCACCCGCTGGGAAGAATATGTAATCAAAGAAAGAGACGTGCACAATCGTTTTCCTGCCTCAGCCAGCTTGGCTTTTCAAAATAATTTTTTAGACCGGCCTATAGTCAATGAATATGTGGAAATGCTCTGGAATATGCTTGTCCATATTGGGATTGAACAGAAGCGAAAAGAACGGAAATTTGAAATCATATTAACACACGATGTAGATCATCTTTCCTATTGGAAGGGAGCCATTCGCTCACTCCAAGTACTGGGAGCGGATTTATTAAAAAGAAGAAATTTTCCTATGTTCCTAAGAAATATTGCAGGTTTGACCCGTGTCAGATTAGGAAAGCAACATGACCCATATGATACGTTTGACTATATTATGAATCTATCTGAAGAAGCTAACATAAAATCCCGATTTTATTATATGAGCGGGGGCGTCACTAAGTTTGATAATGATTACCGTATTAATGAACCGGCCGCGTTAAATAGTATTAAGAAAGTAAAGGAAAGAGGACATATTATTGGTTTTCATCCAAGCTATAATGCTTACAATGATCGAGTGCAGTGGCAGAAAGAAAAAGAGCTGTTAGAAGAAGTACTGGGCTCTAGTGTAAAAGAAGGGCGCCAGCATTACTTAAGATTTGAAGCGCCTATTACATGGAATATTTGGAATGATAATGGGATGGAAATGGATTGCACGGTGGGCTATGCCGATCGGGAAGGGTTTCGTTGTGGAACATGTTATGATTATACAGTTTATGATTTTTTAAAGAAAAAGGCGCTGGGATTAAAAGAGTTCCCGCTCATTGTGATGGAAGGGAGCCTATATGGGTATCAGCATTTCTCACCGCAGAAAATGGAAGAGAAGATTATGAGCTTAGTAGACATGACGAAAAAGTATAAAGGGAATTTCGTTTATTTATGGCATAACTCCAGTTTTAATACGGAGTATTGGAAAAACATAGATGTCGTTTATGAAAATACGTTAAAAAACTTTAAGAGTCTTAATCTCTAA
- a CDS encoding GNAT family N-acetyltransferase: MNNKDKYRELCKVEPMIPIFSKDWWLDAVAGEENWDVVLIEKGDDIVASLPYVIKKKFFLRYISMPKLTQTAGIWMKYPDGQKYANKISFEREVCKEIIEKLPSVDAFSQNFHYSFTNWLPFYWEGFNQTTFYTYILENLKDHQKLFTQFKENIRREIRKAEKKVKVYNSDSIEDFFLMVKKTFDRQNQPIPYDLELLRKIDAACTKEKCRKIFFAADEGNQVHSAIFIIWDSQSAYYLMGGGDPELRNSGATSLLMWEAIKFSSTVTANFNFEGSMIQSIERFFSAFGAIQKPYFHISKTNSAVIKIHTAWKELLK; encoded by the coding sequence TTGAATAACAAAGATAAGTATAGAGAATTATGCAAAGTGGAGCCAATGATCCCCATTTTCTCAAAGGACTGGTGGCTGGATGCTGTTGCCGGGGAAGAGAACTGGGATGTTGTTCTAATTGAAAAAGGTGATGATATTGTCGCAAGTCTTCCTTACGTGATCAAGAAAAAATTCTTTCTTCGATATATTTCCATGCCAAAATTAACACAAACAGCCGGTATATGGATGAAATATCCTGATGGGCAAAAATACGCGAATAAAATTTCCTTTGAACGGGAAGTTTGCAAGGAAATTATAGAAAAATTACCATCTGTAGATGCTTTCTCTCAAAATTTCCATTACTCATTTACGAATTGGCTTCCTTTTTATTGGGAAGGATTTAATCAAACTACTTTCTATACGTATATATTAGAAAATCTTAAAGATCATCAGAAGTTGTTCACTCAGTTCAAGGAAAATATAAGACGGGAAATTAGAAAGGCTGAAAAGAAAGTCAAGGTTTATAACAGTGATTCAATTGAGGATTTTTTTCTAATGGTTAAGAAGACTTTTGACCGGCAAAATCAGCCGATCCCTTACGATTTAGAGTTATTAAGAAAAATTGATGCTGCTTGTACAAAAGAGAAATGCCGTAAAATTTTTTTTGCTGCGGATGAAGGAAATCAGGTTCATAGTGCCATTTTTATTATTTGGGATTCACAATCTGCCTATTACCTTATGGGCGGAGGAGATCCGGAACTTCGAAACAGCGGTGCAACCTCACTGCTGATGTGGGAAGCGATTAAGTTTTCATCTACTGTTACCGCTAATTTCAATTTTGAAGGGAGTATGATTCAGTCCATTGAGCGATTTTTCAGTGCATTTGGCGCTATTCAGAAGCCTTATTTCCATATATCTAAAACAAATTCGGCAGTAATAAAAATCCACACTGCTTGGAAAGAGTTATTAAAATGA
- a CDS encoding lipopolysaccharide biosynthesis protein, with protein sequence MLKKRIQNDFIKNILTLFTGTAIAQFLPVAITPILTRMYGPNEFGILALYMAIISILSVISTGRYELAIMIPKKDYEAINIAGVAAYINVTISILLFLLLLVFGEKLSSFFGVKALGFWVYFIPLSLVILGFYEIIYYWLNRRKMYKDMSVNKVIQQAGIGTANISIGYVNNGIGLILGTLIGQLFALLLIVKKLFIKEKDFINKISKKDMVHQAKRFINFPKFFMFAHTLNVSSRNLAQILFSSFFNSVTVGYFTLTQRVLGLPVSLIGSAISDVFRQEASVDLLTKGNCKELYIKTFKLLFLLAIIPFTVLYFISPWLFSFVFGAEWRVAGEYARLMMPMLFFQFITSPLSTLSVILEKNKYEVIWQTALFLSTTSSLVIGYKIFSSIKISIILFTFAYSVMYIIDGLMTYRFAVTGRSENIRDK encoded by the coding sequence ATGTTAAAAAAACGAATTCAAAATGACTTTATTAAAAATATATTAACCTTATTTACAGGTACAGCGATTGCACAATTTTTGCCTGTTGCCATCACTCCCATTTTGACTAGAATGTACGGGCCAAACGAGTTTGGAATATTGGCTTTATATATGGCAATAATATCTATCCTGTCTGTTATTTCAACAGGCAGATATGAATTAGCCATTATGATTCCAAAGAAGGATTATGAAGCTATTAATATTGCAGGTGTAGCCGCTTATATAAATGTAACGATTTCCATTCTTCTCTTTTTATTACTATTAGTCTTCGGAGAAAAGCTTTCAAGTTTTTTTGGTGTAAAAGCATTGGGATTTTGGGTATATTTTATCCCCCTTTCCTTAGTCATATTGGGATTTTATGAAATAATCTACTATTGGTTAAATAGAAGGAAAATGTATAAAGATATGTCCGTCAATAAAGTAATTCAGCAGGCAGGCATAGGTACCGCTAATATTTCAATAGGATATGTAAACAATGGAATCGGACTCATATTAGGAACACTAATTGGACAGCTTTTTGCTCTATTGTTAATTGTAAAGAAGCTGTTCATAAAAGAAAAAGACTTTATTAATAAAATTTCAAAAAAGGACATGGTCCACCAAGCAAAAAGATTTATTAATTTTCCAAAGTTCTTTATGTTTGCACACACATTAAATGTATCCTCAAGAAATCTGGCCCAAATTTTATTTTCAAGTTTTTTCAATTCTGTAACAGTGGGATATTTCACACTGACCCAAAGAGTATTAGGGCTTCCTGTTTCATTGATCGGCAGTGCGATTTCCGATGTTTTCAGGCAAGAGGCATCTGTAGATTTACTAACAAAAGGTAATTGTAAAGAGCTATACATTAAAACGTTTAAACTATTATTTTTACTGGCCATTATTCCGTTCACAGTCTTATATTTTATTAGCCCGTGGCTTTTTTCATTTGTTTTTGGTGCTGAATGGCGTGTTGCAGGAGAATATGCCCGTTTAATGATGCCGATGTTATTTTTTCAATTTATAACAAGCCCATTAAGTACGTTATCTGTCATTTTAGAGAAGAATAAATACGAGGTCATTTGGCAAACAGCTCTCTTCCTTTCAACAACCAGCAGCCTAGTAATTGGGTATAAAATTTTCAGTTCTATTAAGATAAGTATTATTCTATTCACGTTTGCATACAGCGTTATGTATATAATCGACGGATTAATGACTTATCGATTCGCTGTTACCGGAAGATCTGAAAACATACGTGATAAGTAA
- a CDS encoding nucleotide sugar dehydrogenase produces MTGKSVENPVALRLIEMFKNKTATVGVVGLGYVGLPLAVEKAKAGYKVIGFDVQEEKVRKVNKGENYIGDVIPTDLQDLVHNGKLVATSDYSFVKNVDAVAICVPTPVDIYKQPNMEYIENSTKAIANYLKKGVLVVLESTTYPGTTEELIKPILEESGLVCGKDFFLAYSPERVDPGNKVYNTKNTPKVVGGMTSVCTEVAAALYENVLEGTVYKVSSPAVAEMEKILENTFRNINIALANEMAILCNKMGIDVWEVIDAAATKPYGFMPFYPGPGLGGHCIPIDPWYLTWKAREYNYHTRLIETAGEINDGMPDFVVKRCIEILNDQGKALKGANILVLGVAYKKDIDDYRESPVLPILQRFTEYGAKWVVVDPHIKDFKVNEVIYTTEVLTKELVEQADITVIATNHSAFNYELVINNSRIIFDTRNTNLGNLQIKSYIKL; encoded by the coding sequence ATGACAGGAAAATCGGTAGAAAATCCAGTAGCTCTTCGACTCATTGAAATGTTTAAGAATAAAACTGCCACAGTCGGAGTAGTTGGACTAGGCTATGTAGGTCTGCCACTTGCCGTTGAAAAAGCAAAAGCAGGATATAAAGTAATCGGTTTCGATGTACAGGAAGAAAAAGTAAGAAAAGTTAACAAAGGTGAGAATTATATAGGCGATGTAATTCCAACAGATTTACAAGACTTAGTGCATAATGGGAAATTGGTAGCTACATCAGATTATTCATTTGTTAAAAATGTAGATGCTGTAGCCATTTGTGTACCGACTCCAGTGGATATTTACAAACAGCCAAACATGGAATATATAGAAAACTCGACAAAAGCGATTGCAAATTATCTTAAAAAAGGAGTATTAGTAGTTCTGGAAAGTACCACATATCCGGGAACAACAGAAGAATTAATTAAGCCCATTTTAGAGGAATCAGGATTAGTATGCGGTAAAGATTTTTTTCTTGCCTATTCTCCAGAGCGTGTGGATCCGGGAAATAAAGTCTATAATACAAAAAACACTCCAAAAGTAGTTGGAGGCATGACATCGGTATGTACAGAAGTAGCTGCTGCTTTATATGAAAATGTTTTAGAAGGAACTGTTTACAAAGTTTCAAGCCCTGCAGTTGCTGAAATGGAAAAAATTCTTGAAAACACATTTAGAAATATTAACATTGCCTTAGCGAACGAAATGGCTATTCTTTGTAATAAGATGGGCATTGATGTATGGGAAGTGATCGATGCAGCAGCAACAAAACCATATGGATTTATGCCGTTTTATCCAGGGCCGGGTTTAGGTGGTCATTGCATTCCGATTGACCCATGGTACTTAACATGGAAAGCACGGGAATACAATTATCATACTCGTTTAATTGAAACAGCCGGTGAAATAAATGATGGCATGCCTGACTTCGTAGTGAAGCGTTGCATCGAAATATTAAATGATCAAGGAAAAGCACTAAAAGGCGCAAATATTCTTGTACTGGGTGTTGCGTATAAAAAAGATATTGATGATTACAGGGAATCACCAGTGCTGCCGATCTTGCAAAGGTTTACGGAATACGGGGCTAAATGGGTCGTTGTAGATCCTCATATAAAGGATTTTAAGGTAAACGAGGTCATTTATACAACTGAAGTGCTGACTAAGGAGCTTGTTGAGCAAGCAGATATAACGGTCATTGCTACAAATCATAGCGCGTTTAATTATGAGCTGGTTATAAACAACTCAAGAATTATTTTTGACACAAGAAATACGAACTTAGGTAACCTTCAAATAAAAAGCTATATTAAGCTTTAA
- a CDS encoding Gfo/Idh/MocA family oxidoreductase, with amino-acid sequence MNFGIVGCGFIAKKHADAIEKLENAKLIAVCDMVESTMEPYVKQFQAKPFTDLAEMLNDSSIDIICVCTPSGLHAMIAESAAAAKKHVVLEKPMAMTLEEANRIIQKAETNNVKLTVVHPIRFRPAVQELKKIIDQGLLGKISHASVKVNWNRNQDYYNQSPWRGTKHQDGGVLMNQAIHMLDLLIWIMGQPKQVFSMETTRLRNIEAEDVSIGVIRFESGALGTVEASTTVYASNFEESITIFGEKGTIKIGGKNAIRFEHIQLEGMSNEEAEQLKKKINLNPWGVPGHQMIMEDLINAIRENKSPSITGEEGKKALELVLAFYESAQKNSPITIGEMP; translated from the coding sequence ATGAATTTTGGAATAGTAGGTTGCGGATTTATTGCCAAGAAGCACGCAGATGCTATAGAGAAATTAGAAAATGCTAAATTAATAGCTGTTTGTGACATGGTGGAATCGACAATGGAACCTTATGTAAAACAATTTCAAGCAAAGCCGTTTACAGATTTAGCTGAAATGCTTAATGATTCATCGATTGATATAATCTGTGTTTGTACGCCAAGTGGTCTTCATGCAATGATTGCTGAATCAGCTGCTGCTGCAAAAAAACATGTTGTATTAGAAAAACCAATGGCCATGACGCTTGAAGAAGCAAATAGAATCATTCAAAAGGCTGAAACGAACAATGTCAAACTAACAGTGGTTCACCCAATCCGTTTCCGGCCAGCCGTACAGGAATTAAAAAAAATAATCGATCAAGGACTTCTTGGAAAAATAAGTCACGCTAGTGTAAAGGTAAACTGGAATCGTAATCAAGATTACTACAATCAATCACCTTGGCGCGGTACAAAACATCAAGATGGTGGAGTCTTAATGAATCAAGCAATCCATATGCTAGATTTATTAATTTGGATTATGGGTCAGCCAAAACAAGTTTTCAGTATGGAAACGACAAGATTACGTAACATTGAGGCAGAGGATGTTTCTATTGGTGTTATTCGCTTTGAGTCGGGTGCACTCGGTACAGTCGAAGCCTCAACCACTGTGTATGCATCCAACTTTGAAGAATCCATAACGATTTTTGGAGAAAAAGGAACGATAAAAATCGGCGGAAAGAATGCAATCCGTTTTGAACATATACAATTGGAAGGAATGTCTAATGAGGAAGCGGAACAATTGAAGAAGAAAATTAACCTTAACCCGTGGGGAGTACCCGGTCATCAGATGATAATGGAAGACTTGATAAACGCGATTAGGGAGAATAAATCACCATCGATAACAGGTGAAGAGGGAAAAAAAGCACTCGAATTAGTTCTAGCCTTTTATGAATCAGCACAGAAGAATAGCCCCATTACAATAGGAGAAATGCCATGA
- a CDS encoding O-antigen ligase family protein, producing MNKNQSRIHILEDEKISWVLVAPCIVLTAQYFFLLINDLLGIINSLTIQTASKVLVAIMFIYVMPVALKRRKVTFICTYLIATAILLSHFVLFPDNEPYIIGILFLFFFMCLPAFVYSLSLNDWDVFRKILRKAGLIVFIFGTASGVLVLIGLANIGDYSMALSYYMLLPAIIYLDKLMDQPAFIPTVGTLVSLFIILALGSRGAIICIITFVVLKIIRPHSTMNFKRVFFYTMTICIGILSIFNLNQIFIFIYNFFIGFGIRSRTLELFLIDINHLSGRDHIYQNIVGEILDSPILGIGIGGDRRVNGEDGLYAHNFFLEVFSNFGLFFGSLILFILILLILNILFAKDKGKYNMAIIWISLGFVHLMVSGSYLTDINFWIFTGLITNYCFGSKNRNN from the coding sequence GTGAATAAGAATCAAAGCAGAATCCATATATTAGAAGATGAAAAAATAAGCTGGGTACTGGTGGCTCCTTGTATTGTTCTTACGGCACAGTACTTTTTTTTACTTATTAATGACCTATTAGGGATCATAAATAGCTTAACTATACAGACTGCTTCAAAAGTGCTGGTAGCAATTATGTTCATTTATGTGATGCCTGTTGCTTTAAAAAGGAGAAAAGTTACCTTTATTTGCACCTATTTAATAGCAACAGCTATTCTCTTAAGCCATTTCGTCCTTTTTCCAGATAATGAGCCATATATAATTGGAATTCTATTTCTGTTTTTTTTTATGTGCTTGCCAGCGTTTGTCTATAGTTTAAGCCTGAATGACTGGGACGTTTTTAGAAAGATTCTGAGAAAAGCTGGACTCATAGTCTTTATTTTTGGTACAGCCAGCGGGGTTCTAGTGCTTATAGGGCTGGCGAATATAGGTGATTATAGCATGGCATTATCCTACTATATGCTGCTGCCAGCCATCATATATTTAGACAAACTCATGGATCAACCGGCTTTTATACCAACGGTAGGTACGCTGGTCTCCTTATTTATAATACTCGCTCTAGGTTCAAGGGGAGCAATCATTTGTATCATCACTTTTGTTGTACTTAAGATCATTAGACCCCATTCAACAATGAATTTTAAGAGGGTTTTTTTTTACACCATGACAATATGTATTGGAATATTGTCTATCTTTAATTTGAATCAAATTTTTATTTTTATCTATAACTTCTTTATAGGCTTTGGTATAAGAAGCAGAACATTAGAATTATTTCTTATAGATATAAACCATCTAAGCGGGAGAGATCATATTTACCAAAATATAGTGGGGGAAATATTAGATAGTCCCATTTTAGGAATTGGGATAGGCGGGGATCGAAGAGTTAATGGAGAAGATGGTTTGTATGCTCATAACTTCTTCCTAGAGGTATTTTCTAATTTTGGGCTATTTTTCGGGAGTTTAATATTATTTATTTTAATATTATTGATTTTAAATATATTATTTGCGAAAGATAAAGGAAAATATAATATGGCTATTATCTGGATAAGCTTAGGTTTCGTTCATCTAATGGTAAGTGGTTCATATTTAACAGATATCAATTTCTGGATTTTTACGGGTCTTATTACAAATTATTGTTTTGGATCTAAGAATAGAAATAATTAA